The sequence TCTGGAGGCCACCGAAGACATGCACTGCATCGCAAGCTATTCGAGCGCCGGGGAGTGCAGGGAAACCTTCGCAAGTGACCCTCCGGCTGGCTTGGACATCGTCCTACTCGACTTGAAACTTCCCGACCAGGGGGGACTCTCACTAGTCCCGATGCTACGGGAGCGGGTGCCGGAGGCCGGCATCATGGTGCTGACCCAGAACGACGATTACCGATCGGTGCTCGAGGCAATCCAGTTGGGTGTGGTTGGATACATTCTCAAAGACACCCCGGTCGCGGACCTGCGGCGCTCCATCCGCGAAGTCCGGGACGGTGGCAGCGTGATCGATCCCCAACTGTCGCGTTTGGTGCTGAAGGCGTTTCGCGACCGGGAGAGCGCTGAAAACAGCCCACTGAGTGAACGCGAGCGGCAGGTGCTCGAACTCATGGCGATGGGCTATGTGAAGAAGGAGGTCGCGCAGCAACTGGGCATCAGCTACAGCGCGGTGGCCCTGTACACGTCAAACATCTACGAGAAGCTCCAAGTGCCGAACGTCGCCGCAGCCGTCGCCGCGGCGATTCGGAAGGGCTTGATCTGACGAGCAAGGGCACTCGTGGACACGGCGGATCCCTCGGCCCGCAAGGGCCGGGGCGAGGCCGACTCGATTCAAGTCCCCGAGGCCTTCGAGGTCATGCGCTAGGTGCAGAAATTGAAAGGCAGCGGCGGAGGTCTCGCGCTCAGGCGCGGCGGCGGCGGAAGGCCAGCAGTCCGACTCCGGCGAGGGCGATTAGCGAGGTCGATGGCTCGGGAATCGCAATCACGGAGACCGTGATACCGTCGATGGCGAATCGCGTGTCGCCGGAGGTGCCTGCACCGAATGCCAGTGTGGTTCCAGTTCCGGTAACATCGATGGCTTGAGAACCGGTTGATGCGCTAACGGCGAACAACGTGCTACTACCGCCATTGATGGTGTATGACTCATTCGTATCCGCAAAAAGGATGGAAATGCTCGTAATTTCAAGTGTTTCGCCAACACCCAGACCGGAGAAGTTGCTGATGGTGAAGGTCATCGATTCGAGGGCGCTGCCGTTGACATTGTTGTCCACTCCCACCGATGCAGAGCCTCCGTTGACACCGAAGCCAAGATTTTGACCCTGAATAGTGCTACTGGCAGTAATCCCGAGGTCGAAGGTGATCGGCCCGCCGGTGGTGGTGAACGTGCCGGATGTGTAGGAAGTGGACTCCCCGATGCCCGTTACGTTGATGGATGCAGCCGGGTTGACCTGAGTGAGCTGCGTCGTACTAGGGGAATTCCCAAAGTCGACGACCACAGCCGCATTTGCGGCGCCAGACGCGATCACGAGGCAGCCGATGATGGCGGCGATGGAGCGATTTTTCTTTGATTTCATAGTCAGTATGGGGTGTTGATTTGATCGTGAGGATCGGTGATCTCTTTCTTGAAACGAGCCATCTTGAATGGTGGAAAACCGTGTTTTTATCGCGGTCGATTTTCCCCAAGTATCCGGGCTTTGCAATATGGCCAATCGACTAAAATTCACTTCCCTTCCGTCTGGCACCGGCGTGGGAGGATCGTCACCGGCCCGTTCGCCTCCAGCCGCGCGAATCTCCGCACGTGGAGCGGATCCGGGAAGGTCTAGGTCAAGCCGCCGGTCGATTCCGGACTGACGTCGACAAGATGCAGCGGAATTTATTTTTCATCACAAGATCCTGTTGGGCGGGCGGATACCAGAGCCAGAGATTACCGCGTCCGGCAGTGATCCTGCATGGGATCCTTGGAGAAATGGAAAACAAAAACCGTTCGAGGGTGTCAGCGGCGGCGAAGGAGCAGGACCAGGGCGCCGAAAGCTCCCAGCAAGGCTGCGGAGGGTTCGGGGATCACCACGATGGATCCGTTGCCGCTGAAGCTGGAACCCAAGGTATTTGCGGTGTAGGTGCCGGGACCGATGGCGGTGATACCATCGAGCAGGTCGCCTTCGTTGAAGGTCAGGGTCTGGCCGTTGTTGACCTGCAGGATCGAACTGTTGAGCAGCGTGAAGGTGTCTTGGAAGTGGTAGTTCACGCCGAAATCAATCGTAAGGCCGAAATCAGCGTTGAGGGCGGCATAGGAATTGGGGGTGTCTCCGACCGTGATGGTGCCGGTGTAGGCCGATATGCCGGAGATGGAAACACGGTTGGTGTTCTCATTGTTGTCCCGCTCGGCGAAAAACAAATTACCGCTGCCCGTCAGAGTCGCGTTGATGTTGAAGATGTTGGTTAAGCCGAGGGCGAATTCATTGTTGCCGCTCACCACGAGGTTGGTGGCATTGAGCGTGGCGGAACCAGGCCCATTCGCACCGTGATCCATCAACGCGCCCTGCATGATGATGTCTCCATTGATGGTGCTGGAACTGTTGATGTTTTTCAGCAGCACCCGAGCCCCGGGTGAAACCGTGAGACTGTCGCCCGCGAACGTGGAGTTGCTGCCGGCCAAATCGTTGTTCATGCGGAGAATGGTGCCCGCTCCGAGAGTGACGTAGTCATTTCCCGCCGTTGGGAGAGCCGCCGGAGAACCCCAGATCGCATTGTCCCAGTCCTGGTTGCTGACAGTCTGGGTAATGACTGCCGCATGGAGGGATGCCGCCGTGGATAGGATCGCTAGCCCGGAGAGTTTGGAGAATGTGGTGAATTTCATGGTGGGTGGGGATTCGAGGGTGCTCATCGTTCTGCACGCTAGAAATGGTCTAACCGTCAGAATATGAGACCGTATAGTCCCACAAATTTTTGCCCTGTCGATTTAGTCATTCTACCAATTTTGGGTAGGGATTCGATGCTCGACCGCGGCGACCGACAAAGGCACCGCGAGGGTCTTGGAACCATGCCTTTGTTTTCCTTTCGCCGTCCGTTAGACCTAATCAGCCTACCTTCAAGACTGAAACAACTGTATGCCTTCCAAACGGTCGCCGAAACCAACTGACTCGTTGCTTCCCCCCCGCTTCGGCAACTGCTGGATCTTTTCTGGATGCCCATCCTACAAGGAACTGTTGACCTAGACTATGCCGAAAATCGATACAGAAACACCAAATATAGTCAAACGACCATATTCTCAAATTGATGGTTTCATGCAGAATAGGGCTGAACCTCCTACCAAAAGCATTCATGAATACAAAAATTCTTTTAATCACAACAGGAACTTGTATCGCAAGTCACGTGAACGCGGCCATCATCGCGCAAGACGACTTCACCTATGCGGACGGCTTTTTGCATGGCAACGGATCCGCAGGCGCGGGATGGGCAGGCGGCTGGGTATTGGATTCAGGTTCGGGTGTCACGGTTGAAAACGGTGCCGTGGCAGACAGCGTGAGCGGTGACCGTACGCGAAGGAATCTCACCGACACGCAAGGCACCGACGGCACGACGATCTACATCGGCTTCGACCACGAATTCGGCACCCACTACAGCGCGATCGAATTCAATTTAGGCAACGCCAACGACACGAACTTCCGCTTGGAGTTCAATAATGGCTTCTTGGGCGGCACACAATTCAGGGCTAACGCAGCGGGCGGTGACGCGCTCTACGTGGTCAACGAAGCGGGCATTCGACGCTACGTGATCCAGGTCGATTACGGTGTCGGCGATGCGGATACGGCAACCCTGTTCGACAATGGTGTGAACGTCGGTTCCATCGACACGACGAGCACGGGTGGCTTCGCGTTCAACCAAATTTCCTTCGGTTCTTTCGGAGGCGGTAGCCTTGACCACACGGACAACTTGATCATCGCCACAACCTTCGCCGAAGCGATTCCCGAGCCTTCGAGCGCGGTGCTTGTGCTGGGAGGGATGATGACTTTGATGCTGGGCCACCGACGGCGCTAGAAGTCGATTGATTGGCTATGGTCGGGTGACGGGATCACGACCCGTCGGCTTGTGGCGGGGGCAGTTTTGGTGGTTTTCGGAGGAATGTTCAGGCCATCAATTTCCTTGTCGTTTCAACCACCAATTGTGTGGCCTGTAGGCGGCTGGTGTTGATATCCGTTCGCGTTTTGCGCAGGACATTGAAAGGCCATCCCATGCTGTGTTTGTATCACTGGACTGTTTCATGCAGAAAGATGGGATGGGCGCTCGGCGTTTCTGAGAGTTCAACACCAGCAGTACTCCCGAATCAAAAGCAGCCAATTACAAAGGGACAGACAAAATGTAGTAATTTCTACTCCCTCTGGCTCGACGAGACCATGACCTACTCGTCTGCGAAATTCACCCCGGACACCACAACCCTCGCCGAAGCCCAGACCGAGAAATACGACGCCCTCTGCCGCAAGCTCCAACTCAAACCCACCGACCACGTCCTCGAAATCGGCTGCGGCTGGGGAGGATTCTCCTGCCATGCCGCCGCGACATACGGCTGCAAGGTCACCGCCGTCACCATCTCCGAGGCACAGGCCGCCTACGCACGCGCCCGCGTCGAAAAGGCAGGCCTCTCCGACCTCGTCGAGATCCGCATCCAGGACTACCGCCTCATCACCGGCACCTTCGACAAGATCGCCTCCATCGAAATGCTCGAAGCAGTCGGCCATAAGTTCCACGAATCCTTCTTCTCGAAATGCCACGAGGTCATGGCACCGAACGGACTACTAGCCGTCCAGTACATCACCGTCCCCGACATCCGCTACAAATCCCTCACCAAGGGCGTCGATTGGATCCAAAAAGTCATCTTCCCAGGCTCCCTCCTCCTCTCCGTCGGCCGCGTCAACGAGGTCATCAACAAAACCGGCAACCTTTTCCTAAACAACCTGGAAGACCTTGGAGCAGACTACGCCCGCACCCTTTCCACCTGGCATGACACTTTCAACGCAAAGCTCGGGGAGATCAAAAAGCTCGGCTTCGACACCCCATTCATCCGCACCTGGAACTACTACCTGAAATACTGCGAGGCCGGCTTCGCGACCCGCAACATCTCCGTCGTCCAGGCAGTCTACACGCGCCCGAACAATATGAGACTCTAAGCCAATGAGCGGCTGTCTTCGGCTGTCGTGATGAATCAAACGGGCATCCGGAGGCTGGCCACCTTGTTGTGTATCAAGCTCCCACAGCCTCCCGCACGATCTCGGGATGCTTCGCCGCGATCTTGAGCAGGGTTCGCGCCGCGCCGCTGGGTTGGATGGTTCCGCGCTCCCATTTGCGGACGGTGCCGAGGGAGACGCCCAACATGCGAGCGAAGCCTTCCTGGGTGACGTTGATCTCCCTGCGGATCCTGGCCGCCTCGGTCTTCGCTTTCCATGCGCGTGCCTGCGCCACCCGGTGGGCTTCCGGTTTGATCGCCTCCCGCTTGATGGTGCCATCCGCGCGCTTGGTTACCTTCCAGACGCGTCCCGGCGCGATCTCACCCCTCTCTATGGCGAGGGCTTCACGTTCGAGGACTTCGATTTCACGCTTTTTCATGGGTCTAGTTCGTTTTGGATTTTCTGGATTTCGGCTTTGGATAGGTCGGCTTGGTTCGATTTCTCGTAGATTCGGCAGAACTGGATTTTTTCGGGATCGACATACCAGTAGTAGATCACCCGCGAGCCACCGCGTTTGCCCTTGCCGCCGCTGGCCACACGGATTTTCCGCAAGCCCTTGGAACCCGGAATGACATCGCCGGCATCCGGCGTGTCGATCAGAAGATCCTGAAGCCCGAAATAGTCCTCTTCGCGGAGAATCTGGAGCACGGCTTTGGTGAACGCTGGTGACTCGCTGAAGATCACGTCCCGAAGCTTACACGGGCGAATTCCCAGAGCAAGGAATAAATGAGCATTAAGGGTATTATTAGACGGCAACAGATCATCGTCTTCGCGCGGGGAGTCATGACTCACTTTCTTTCACTGCGAGTTGGATCTTTCGATTGAGATTTTTTCCAGCACGCTATGATACAGAAGATTTTCCATGCCGCACACTCCGCCATCCCGCCTCCATCGCTGGATCATCGCGCCCATCCGCGACCAGCTCACGCGCGGCGTCACCCCCGAGAAACTCTCCTGGACCATAGCCCTCGGCGTCACGCTCGGCATCTTCCCCATCATGGGCAGCACCTCCCTCGTCTGTTTCATCGCCGGCTATTTCCTGAAGCTCAACCAGGCAATCCTCCACCTTTTCAAATCCCTGACCTACCCCCTCCACCTCGCCCTCATCCTCGTCTTCATCCGCCTCGGCCAGTACATGAATGGCGTCCCGCCCATCCCGTTTTCCATCCCGCAAATGCTCGTCCAGTTCAAGGAAAGCCCCGCCCGGTTCGCCCGCGATTTCGGCATGGCCGCCCTCTACGGCATCGAGGCATGGGCCATCGCCGCGCTCATCCTCATCCCGCTGATCCGCATCGTCTCCCTCCCGCTCCTGAAAAAACTGATACCCTCGAAAAATGGGGCAGTTGGAGCTCCGCCCCCTGTTGCAAAGGATTGAGGGAACCCGGAAACCGTCCGGATATGGACGACGCATCTTGGGATGGATCCCCGTGAAATCAGCGCCCCCCCGGCTCTCAGTGCATGTGCTTGCGCTTGAACCTCAGCGCGGCGCTCTGCTTGGCGATGATGCCCTGCAGGTAGGCGACCTCCTCGGCGTCCATGCTGTGCTCGATGTTGAGCAGCTTCTCCTCGGCGCGCTTGATTGCCTCTTCGGTCGCTGACTCGTCGATCTCGCTCTCGCCAAGGGCCATGTCTGTCAGGACGACGGCCTTGTCCTGGGAGATTTCCGCAAATCCGGATCCGATGGCGATGGTGATGACCTGGCCTTCGCGAAGGTAGCGCAGCTCGCCGGGCTGGAGGGCCGTCACGAGTCCGGCGTGGCTCGGCAGGATGCCCATCTCCCCATCCGCTCCGGGCAGATAGACGTTCTCGACGGTATCCGAGAAAATCTTTTTCTCAGGCGTGACGATTTCGAGGTGGAGGGGCATGAAGGTAAATGCTGAAAGGCTGAAAACTGAAAGGCTGAAATCCCGTTAGTCGCGGGAGACGGTGTCGATGCCGGCCTTCATGTAGAAGTTGCCTTCGGAGACGTCGTCCCATTTGCCGTCGAGGATCTCGGAGAAACCTTTGACGGTGTCTTCGAGGGAAACGAGGGCGCCGGGTACGTTGGTGAAGATTTCCGCAACGTGGAAGGGCTGGGTGAGGAAGCGCTGGATCTTCCGGGCGCGGAAGACGGTCATCTTGTCCTCGTCGGAAAGCTCGTCCATGCCGAGGATCGCGATGATGTCCTGGAGATCCTTGTAGCGCTGTAGCACGAGCTGGACTCCGCGGGCCACCTTGTAGTGCTCTTCGCCGACGACTTCCGGAGCGAGTGCCTTGGAAGTGGATGCGAGTGGGTCAACGGCCGGGAAGAGGGCCTGTTCCGCGAGGGAACGCTCAAGAACCACGGTCGCATCAAGGTGAGCGAAGGTGTTCGCAGGAGCCGGGTCGGTAAGGTCGTCCGCAGGGACGTAAACCGCCTGGATGGAGGTGATGGATCCCTTGTTGGTGGAGGTGATCCGCTCCTGGAGGACGGACATTTCCTCGGAAAGGGTCGGCTGGTAACCCACGGCGGAAGGTGTCCGGCCGAGAAGCGCGGAAACCTCGGAGCCCGCTTGCGAGAAACGGAAGATGTTGTCGACAAAGAGAAGAACGTCCTGGCCTTCCTCGTCGCGGAAGTATTCCGCCATGGTGAGCGCGGAGAGCGCGACGCGGAGACGGGCGCCCGGAGGCTCGTTCATCTGGCCATAGCAGAGTGCAACTTTCGAACCTTCTGCGGCGAGGACAGGGTTGCCGCTGCCGTCGAGTTTCGGATGGCCCTTTTCGTCCTTTTCGGTGGCGATAACGCCGGACTCGATCATTTCCCAGTAGAGGTCGTTTCCTTCACGGGTCCGCTCACCCACACCGGCGAAGACGGAGAAACCACCGTGCGCTTTCGCGATGTTGTTGATGAGCTCCATGATGACGACGGTCTTGCCGACGCCGGCACCGCCGAACATGCCGCCCTTGCCACCCTTGAGCAGCGGGCAGATGAGGTCGATGACCTTGATGCCGGTCACGAGGACTTCCGTAGCTGCGGACTGGTCGGTGAGCGAGGGGGCGGGGCGATGGATCGGGGAACGGTGGTTTGCATCCGCGAGGGGGATGTTTTCGTCCACGAGGTCGCCGGTGACGTTAAAGATGCGGCCGAGAACCTGTTTTCCAACTGGCACTGCGATAGGCTTGCCTGTGTCAACGAGGGTCATACCGCGCTTGAGGCCGTCCGTGGTGGACATGGCGACCGCGCG comes from Akkermansiaceae bacterium and encodes:
- a CDS encoding response regulator transcription factor, coding for MNQSIGIVIVEDNSTYARSLLEILEATEDMHCIASYSSAGECRETFASDPPAGLDIVLLDLKLPDQGGLSLVPMLRERVPEAGIMVLTQNDDYRSVLEAIQLGVVGYILKDTPVADLRRSIREVRDGGSVIDPQLSRLVLKAFRDRESAENSPLSERERQVLELMAMGYVKKEVAQQLGISYSAVALYTSNIYEKLQVPNVAAAVAAAIRKGLI
- a CDS encoding PEP-CTERM sorting domain-containing protein; this encodes MKSKKNRSIAAIIGCLVIASGAANAAVVVDFGNSPSTTQLTQVNPAASINVTGIGESTSYTSGTFTTTGGPITFDLGITASSTIQGQNLGFGVNGGSASVGVDNNVNGSALESMTFTISNFSGLGVGETLEITSISILFADTNESYTINGGSSTLFAVSASTGSQAIDVTGTGTTLAFGAGTSGDTRFAIDGITVSVIAIPEPSTSLIALAGVGLLAFRRRRA
- a CDS encoding PEP-CTERM sorting domain-containing protein (PEP-CTERM proteins occur, often in large numbers, in the proteomes of bacteria that also encode an exosortase, a predicted intramembrane cysteine proteinase. The presence of a PEP-CTERM domain at a protein's C-terminus predicts cleavage within the sorting domain, followed by covalent anchoring to some some component of the (usually Gram-negative) cell surface. Many PEP-CTERM proteins exhibit an unusual sequence composition that includes large numbers of potential glycosylation sites. Expression of one such protein has been shown restore the ability of a bacterium to form floc, a type of biofilm.), giving the protein MNTKILLITTGTCIASHVNAAIIAQDDFTYADGFLHGNGSAGAGWAGGWVLDSGSGVTVENGAVADSVSGDRTRRNLTDTQGTDGTTIYIGFDHEFGTHYSAIEFNLGNANDTNFRLEFNNGFLGGTQFRANAAGGDALYVVNEAGIRRYVIQVDYGVGDADTATLFDNGVNVGSIDTTSTGGFAFNQISFGSFGGGSLDHTDNLIIATTFAEAIPEPSSAVLVLGGMMTLMLGHRRR
- a CDS encoding class I SAM-dependent methyltransferase translates to MLCLYHWTVSCRKMGWALGVSESSTPAVLPNQKQPITKGQTKCSNFYSLWLDETMTYSSAKFTPDTTTLAEAQTEKYDALCRKLQLKPTDHVLEIGCGWGGFSCHAAATYGCKVTAVTISEAQAAYARARVEKAGLSDLVEIRIQDYRLITGTFDKIASIEMLEAVGHKFHESFFSKCHEVMAPNGLLAVQYITVPDIRYKSLTKGVDWIQKVIFPGSLLLSVGRVNEVINKTGNLFLNNLEDLGADYARTLSTWHDTFNAKLGEIKKLGFDTPFIRTWNYYLKYCEAGFATRNISVVQAVYTRPNNMRL
- a CDS encoding helix-turn-helix domain-containing protein — protein: MKKREIEVLEREALAIERGEIAPGRVWKVTKRADGTIKREAIKPEAHRVAQARAWKAKTEAARIRREINVTQEGFARMLGVSLGTVRKWERGTIQPSGAARTLLKIAAKHPEIVREAVGA
- a CDS encoding type II toxin-antitoxin system RelE/ParE family toxin, whose translation is MLQILREEDYFGLQDLLIDTPDAGDVIPGSKGLRKIRVASGGKGKRGGSRVIYYWYVDPEKIQFCRIYEKSNQADLSKAEIQKIQNELDP
- a CDS encoding DUF2062 domain-containing protein gives rise to the protein MPHTPPSRLHRWIIAPIRDQLTRGVTPEKLSWTIALGVTLGIFPIMGSTSLVCFIAGYFLKLNQAILHLFKSLTYPLHLALILVFIRLGQYMNGVPPIPFSIPQMLVQFKESPARFARDFGMAALYGIEAWAIAALILIPLIRIVSLPLLKKLIPSKNGAVGAPPPVAKD
- the atpC gene encoding ATP synthase F1 subunit epsilon codes for the protein MPLHLEIVTPEKKIFSDTVENVYLPGADGEMGILPSHAGLVTALQPGELRYLREGQVITIAIGSGFAEISQDKAVVLTDMALGESEIDESATEEAIKRAEEKLLNIEHSMDAEEVAYLQGIIAKQSAALRFKRKHMH
- a CDS encoding F0F1 ATP synthase subunit beta, with the protein product MSNQGTIVQIIGAVIDADFSKASKLPEIYNALEIQYVLNDVQTKLVLEVQQHLGDGWVRAVAMSTTDGLKRGMTLVDTGKPIAVPVGKQVLGRIFNVTGDLVDENIPLADANHRSPIHRPAPSLTDQSAATEVLVTGIKVIDLICPLLKGGKGGMFGGAGVGKTVVIMELINNIAKAHGGFSVFAGVGERTREGNDLYWEMIESGVIATEKDEKGHPKLDGSGNPVLAAEGSKVALCYGQMNEPPGARLRVALSALTMAEYFRDEEGQDVLLFVDNIFRFSQAGSEVSALLGRTPSAVGYQPTLSEEMSVLQERITSTNKGSITSIQAVYVPADDLTDPAPANTFAHLDATVVLERSLAEQALFPAVDPLASTSKALAPEVVGEEHYKVARGVQLVLQRYKDLQDIIAILGMDELSDEDKMTVFRARKIQRFLTQPFHVAEIFTNVPGALVSLEDTVKGFSEILDGKWDDVSEGNFYMKAGIDTVSRD